A window of the Kosakonia sp. BYX6 genome harbors these coding sequences:
- the copD gene encoding copper homeostasis membrane protein CopD encodes MLAAAFVGLRFIHFATLMLIFGCALFSAWLAPRELRRLLTQRFHILQRYCLWLCAASAIMMYAVQGGMMADGWPDVWRPVVWMAVVGTQSGTILAWQIIIALLTLIAALLQPMQQKRLVLLVAIQFLLAAGLGHAAMRYGVMGVVQRGNHALHLLCAAMWLGGLLPVLFCMQLASGQWRQPAIAAMMRFSRYGHLAVAGVLLTGMINTLLIQGLVWPWHSGWGRMLLLKCALVALMVAIALVNRYVLVPRLSLDNEAAQQRFISLTRAEVGLGALVLAAVSLFATWEPF; translated from the coding sequence ATGCTGGCGGCGGCGTTTGTCGGGCTGCGGTTTATTCATTTCGCAACCCTGATGCTTATCTTTGGCTGCGCACTGTTTAGTGCGTGGCTCGCGCCGCGTGAATTGCGGCGTTTATTAACCCAACGCTTCCACATCTTGCAGCGGTACTGCCTATGGCTTTGCGCTGCCAGCGCCATCATGATGTACGCCGTGCAGGGTGGCATGATGGCGGATGGTTGGCCGGATGTCTGGCGGCCGGTGGTCTGGATGGCGGTGGTCGGTACGCAATCCGGTACGATACTGGCCTGGCAAATCATCATCGCGCTATTGACGCTTATCGCCGCGCTACTGCAACCGATGCAGCAAAAGCGCCTTGTGCTGCTGGTGGCGATTCAGTTTCTGCTCGCGGCTGGCCTCGGGCATGCTGCGATGCGCTATGGCGTGATGGGCGTTGTGCAGCGCGGTAACCACGCACTGCATCTGCTGTGCGCGGCGATGTGGTTGGGCGGCTTGCTGCCCGTGCTGTTTTGCATGCAACTGGCGAGCGGGCAGTGGCGGCAACCTGCGATTGCGGCCATGATGCGCTTTTCGCGTTATGGTCATTTGGCGGTGGCAGGCGTGCTCCTTACCGGCATGATCAATACGTTGCTGATACAGGGGCTGGTTTGGCCCTGGCATAGCGGTTGGGGACGCATGCTGTTGCTGAAATGTGCGCTTGTGGCGCTGATGGTGGCAATTGCCCTCGTGAATCGGTATGTTCTGGTGCCACGCTTGAGCCTGGATAACGAAGCTGCGCAGCAACGCTTTATCTCGCTGACGCGGGCGGAAGTAGGATTGGGCGCGTTGGTGCTGGCTGCGGTAAGTCTGTTTGCAACCTGGGAACCTTTTTGA
- a CDS encoding YebY family protein: MKKSLLVLLMLTCSGAALAAPQVITVSRFEMGKDKWAFNREEVMLTCRPGNALYAINPSTLVQYPLNDIAEKQVANGKSSGQPISIIQIDDPAKPGEKMSLAPFIARAESLC, from the coding sequence ATGAAGAAAAGTTTATTGGTACTGTTGATGCTGACGTGTTCCGGTGCGGCGCTGGCCGCACCGCAGGTGATTACCGTTAGCCGTTTTGAAATGGGTAAAGATAAATGGGCGTTTAACCGTGAAGAGGTGATGCTCACCTGCCGGCCAGGCAACGCATTGTACGCTATCAATCCGAGCACGCTGGTACAATACCCGCTCAATGATATCGCCGAGAAGCAGGTTGCCAACGGCAAAAGCAGCGGTCAGCCCATTAGCATTATCCAGATTGATGACCCCGCCAAACCCGGCGAGAAAATGAGCCTTGCGCCGTTTATCGCCCGCGCCGAATCTCTGTGTTAA
- a CDS encoding epoxide hydrolase family protein — MSEVIPFPVNIPERDLDDLRARLDLTRLPERETVPDASQGLELEKLKTLLDAWKQHDWRHVEKRWNAIPHYRLHIDGLDIAFWHVRSPEPTAIPLLLTHGWPGSALEFEQIIGPLTDPVAHGGSAEDAFHVVIPSLPGFGFSERPCESGWNPGRTAQAWAELMSTLGYERFGAHGGDWGAFISIELARRFPQRVLGLHLTMPLASPLPEDLAAPDAAEKKKLEKRNLFLVDVGGFAMIQGTRPQTLGYSLQDSPAGLAAWLSEKMIAFSDTRPEVGGGVSLAQQVDNIALYWFTATGASTARWYWEARRWTPRSAEEENAQTVSVPTACTLFPAEPYPIARKWAERRFINLIAWNEMDRGGHYPGWEQPELLISELRNAFRHARECVERT, encoded by the coding sequence ATGTCCGAAGTCATCCCTTTTCCTGTAAATATTCCTGAGCGCGATCTGGACGATCTGCGTGCCCGTCTTGACCTTACCCGACTTCCCGAACGGGAAACCGTGCCGGATGCCAGCCAAGGACTTGAGCTGGAGAAGCTAAAAACGTTGCTCGATGCCTGGAAACAGCATGATTGGCGTCATGTGGAAAAGCGCTGGAATGCCATCCCCCATTACCGCTTACACATTGATGGTCTGGACATTGCGTTCTGGCATGTACGCTCCCCGGAGCCGACCGCGATCCCCCTTTTACTGACACATGGCTGGCCAGGTTCGGCACTCGAGTTTGAGCAAATAATAGGACCGCTGACTGACCCCGTCGCACATGGCGGGTCGGCAGAGGACGCATTCCACGTTGTTATTCCTTCCTTACCCGGTTTCGGCTTTAGCGAGCGGCCCTGTGAATCTGGTTGGAACCCAGGCCGCACAGCGCAAGCCTGGGCCGAACTGATGTCAACGCTGGGTTATGAGCGATTTGGTGCGCATGGGGGCGACTGGGGAGCGTTTATTAGCATCGAATTAGCGCGTAGATTTCCGCAGCGGGTTTTGGGTCTGCATCTGACCATGCCGCTGGCGTCGCCTTTGCCAGAAGATCTCGCCGCGCCGGACGCTGCGGAAAAGAAAAAGCTCGAAAAGCGTAACCTGTTTCTCGTGGATGTCGGTGGTTTTGCGATGATCCAGGGAACACGCCCTCAAACGCTGGGCTATTCCTTACAGGACTCGCCGGCCGGCCTGGCGGCCTGGCTCAGTGAAAAAATGATCGCTTTCTCCGACACGCGCCCGGAAGTGGGCGGCGGGGTCAGTCTGGCGCAGCAGGTGGATAATATTGCGTTGTACTGGTTCACGGCGACGGGTGCCTCAACAGCGCGCTGGTATTGGGAAGCCAGGCGTTGGACGCCGCGCAGTGCAGAAGAGGAGAATGCGCAAACCGTTAGCGTACCGACCGCCTGCACGTTATTCCCGGCTGAGCCCTATCCGATTGCCCGCAAGTGGGCAGAGCGCCGCTTTATCAACCTGATAGCGTGGAACGAAATGGATCGCGGCGGGCACTACCCCGGCTGGGAACAGCCCGAGCTTCTGATATCCGAACTCAGAAACGCATTCCGCCATGCCCGAGAGTGTGTTGAAAGGACGTAG
- the pphA gene encoding protein-serine/threonine phosphatase, with protein sequence MYQRIEGTDWRHIWIVGDLHGCHQRLMQALRERHFDPYQDLLICVGDLIDRGPDSLHCLALLTKPWFKTVRGNHEQMAIDALRYGDMAMWQLNGGSWFSALSEAQQQQALEALHRCAELPYILELRVNGVVNVIAHADYPATEYQWEKDVDSESVLWRRDRLNQLLTGKGEKIAGADHFWFGHTPLKERFDAHNQHYIDTGAVFGGELTLVQVQ encoded by the coding sequence ATGTATCAACGTATTGAAGGTACCGACTGGCGACATATCTGGATTGTTGGCGATCTGCATGGCTGCCACCAGCGCTTAATGCAGGCACTGCGCGAGCGCCATTTTGACCCGTATCAGGATTTGCTGATTTGCGTCGGCGATTTGATTGACCGTGGCCCGGACAGCTTGCACTGCCTGGCGTTGCTCACCAAACCGTGGTTTAAAACCGTGCGTGGCAACCATGAACAGATGGCGATTGATGCCTTGCGTTATGGCGATATGGCAATGTGGCAACTCAACGGTGGCAGTTGGTTTAGTGCGCTGAGCGAAGCGCAGCAACAACAGGCGCTTGAGGCGCTGCACCGCTGCGCGGAATTGCCTTACATTCTGGAGCTACGTGTAAATGGCGTGGTCAACGTTATCGCGCATGCGGATTACCCGGCAACGGAATATCAGTGGGAAAAAGACGTGGATAGCGAGTCGGTGCTGTGGCGGCGCGATCGGCTCAATCAACTGTTAACAGGGAAGGGTGAGAAAATTGCTGGCGCCGACCATTTCTGGTTCGGCCATACTCCGCTGAAAGAACGCTTCGATGCGCATAATCAGCACTATATTGACACTGGTGCGGTGTTTGGTGGTGAGTTGACGCTGGTGCAAGTGCAGTGA
- a CDS encoding YebW family protein — MFALVLFVCYLDGGCDDIVVDVFNTEQQCLTAMDDQRMRHGGCFPVEDFIDGFWHPASEFSDF; from the coding sequence ATGTTCGCGCTGGTCTTATTCGTTTGCTACCTGGACGGTGGATGTGATGACATCGTCGTTGATGTTTTCAATACCGAGCAACAGTGCCTGACTGCCATGGACGATCAGCGTATGCGTCACGGCGGCTGTTTTCCCGTGGAAGATTTTATTGATGGCTTCTGGCACCCAGCCAGTGAGTTCAGCGATTTTTAA
- a CDS encoding YebV family protein: MTKTSVRIGAFEIDDAELQGDNQGERTLRIPCSSDPDLCMQLDAWDAETSIPAILNGEHSVLYREHYDQKSDTWVMRLA, encoded by the coding sequence ATGACGAAAACCAGCGTGCGCATCGGCGCATTCGAAATCGATGATGCCGAGTTGCAGGGAGATAACCAGGGCGAACGAACGTTACGTATTCCCTGCAGTTCTGACCCGGATTTATGTATGCAACTTGATGCCTGGGACGCGGAAACCAGCATTCCAGCGATCCTCAACGGCGAACACTCGGTGCTTTATCGCGAACATTATGATCAGAAGTCTGATACCTGGGTTATGCGCCTTGCCTAA